The sequence GCGCTCGAGGAATGCGAGTTGcctgaaagaatgaaggaaggaaggaacgggGTGCGATCCAGGGCGGCCGCGCGGCCAGGGCAAAGCTGCCGAGGCAGGAAGCGGGTGGGGGCGCGCCGAGGCTGCAGCAGCCCGAGCGCAGCTGGGGGCAGCGGGAGAGCAGCGGGGTCAGCGACTCCGCTGGGTGGGGGGGCCCCCCAGGCCGGGAGGCTGGGAACCAGGAGGCCGTGCTGCTGGCAGAGCGGCGGGGGCGCCGCGAGGCTCCGGATGGGCTGCGAGCCCCGCCCGCGGGCTGCGGAGGGAGCCGGAGCCAGAGCGGAGCCAGAGCTCAGACATCCGGGCGCCAGCGAACACCTGCGAGCGGCCCCCAGGGCCCGCGGGGGGAGCGGGGgcgccgggcgggggcggggcgaggggcggCCCCGGGGCAGCCCCGCCCAGCCGGGCTCCGAGCCACGTGGGCgaggcccctcccctgcccgggCGCCGAGGAGCCGCCGGTGGGGAGCGGCCGTCTCCCGGGAGGTCTGGGGCGGGCAGAGGGGAACCCTGGAAGGAGGTCTACGGGAAAGCGACTGGAGGATTTTAGGGTGTAGCCTGGGGCATGGGGAAGAGTGGTGGCCGTGAGAGTGATGAGGCCGGGAAGATAGGGATAATTGAACGTTGTCCCGCGCATCCACGGCTCGTGAGCTTTTAACTGGCTTTGTGGAAAGGGCCTCATTTCTGGTGTCACAGGCACGAATTTGAATCCCGTATTTGTTACTTAGGAACTGTGTGGCCAAGGGCAAGTTACTTCGCCTGATCGGAGcttgtttctttatttacaaATACCTCCCAAACGTCTGTATTTCAGAGCTGATTGTAGATCGCATGCAATAATGAGCCTAAGACACTCAGTTAACAGTGGATGTTGGAATTTAGGAACCACCTAGATTTTATGCCTGTTGTCTTTTATACAAACCACACACCTTGAAGGGAGGTACCATTATCCTCCTTTGACCTGGGGTGGCCTTAGgtctttcattcaacaagcatcCACTGGGAACCAAATATATGCCAGGCTTAGGGAATGGCGAGGGAAAAGAACCTATCTGAAGTGGAGGCGAGAACATGGGTTTTGAAGCTAGAGGAAGCTGGGGTTCCTAAACCCAGCGCTGCCACTTCCTTGCCTGTGACCTGGATCCAGTTTTTCAGCCGCTCAGTCTGTTTCTTTGTAAAAGAGGAATGATGATACCTACCTTGTTGGGCTGCAGTgaggattagaaaaaaaattaagataaaatagaGTCTGGCACCTGGTAGGCACTCCATAGGTGGTTATGACTGAAGACGCTATTCTCTCAGAGTTTTCTAATCTAGGGCCAAATTGCTTTCACTTTCTAATGACTAATGGATTGGCGCACTGGTCTATCTTTTGTCCTGGCCACCTGAAAAGCTCAGTGCTGGGAGTCCTGAACAGGCAATCTCCTTGGAATTAGCTTAATAATATCTCGTAGGTGTGTGATGCATTTCAAAGAACTTTCCCACCATTATCTTCTGtccagggaggcagcagggcaagaaaggagagaggctcagagaagtgaagtggctTTGCTCAAAGTCACTTGACAGAAGGCAGCTGCAGCTTTCTAGCCTTCCACAGTCCTGAAGATTCTGAGCAAGCTGGAGGCAGCATGCTGTGGAGGAAAAGAACATGAGTTCATTAACCGACTCTACTGCGATTAATGGTGTGATGTGGGGCCAGGCACCTCAACTGCTTCCTGGAGATCAGCTCCCTTTtatagatgcagaaactgaggctcaagagaGGCAAAGCCTGCAGTTATACAGCTAGTACGCGGCAGAGCAAGGATTTGCACCCTTGTATGGCTGTCTCCAGAGCGAGCACAGCACACCCAGGAAACAACCCAAGGTAGACCCAGCCCAGGTCTTGCACTTGCTTTGGGGCAAGGGTTCCTCAGATGGGGATGGATAACTTCCAGGGGGATTGGAGGTTTGCTTTTGCTCTgcaaagtttgtgtgtgtgtgtgtgtgtgtgtgtgtattttctgaaGAGAGTGTTTGTACCTTCCATCAGAGCAGCAGAGACCAGGACAGCTTGGGAACCGCTCGCTCGTCAGGCTGGGAGGATGGTTAGCAAAGACAAGttgtccccctcccccatacCCCTGTTCACCCCAGAAAGCTCACCAGGGTTAAGGCATGAAAAGTGATGATGTGACCTGtttgttatgaaatatttaagtaacTCATGCCAGGGGCCAACACACAGATGAGATCATATCATAAACAGGAATCTAGTGAGGCCAGGGGCCTGGTGAAGCACACCTGGGGAGCCACCaggtggaggggggtggggggacaggaagGGGAAGGCATGGGTTGGGGCCTGGCCCCATGTAATGGCCAGTccctgcccctgctcctgccTACCACATAGTCACTGTAGTTAAGGTTCATTTATTTCATCTCTGCCTCCCCAGGGGCTGAGAGAACCTGGGTCAGATCCATTGCCCACTGGCCTCACTTTCCCCAGTTTTGAAATAGGGATAGAGATGCTTAGAGTAGGTTCTCAATGGAGATGGTGTAGAAATTCCTAAAGGAATGAGGTCTGTGGAGCCTCTTCTTCCAATTTCCTGTTCAGGGTCAGCGTTTACAACCACCTAGTGTTTGAGGGATTAGTATCAGTACTCCCCAACCAGTATCCAAAGACCCCGCTCTTCTTTTCCGAACTTTGGAAGCCCACAAAGCAGCCAGAGCAGAAAGcactaagaaaatgaaaccagGCCTCGTGCTAAGTTTATTCATTTCTGAAATGGGTCTATCAACCACCTCCCATGCCTGGGCACCAGGTGAGACCAACTGGAGGCTCCACTCTTACCACATCCCCTGCTAGAAAAGCATTATgaataattagtgacattgaaaaGGACAGCCACTGCTAGGTCTCAAGGGATCTGAGAAATGAATTCTCAATTTGCCTGAACCTAACTTGCTCTGGTCttccttcatctgtgaaatgagggagCAGAGCCAGGATGTCCTCTGCACCCAACATAAGGAGCTCCCATCACGGGCCCACCTCCCCCCCTGGCCTGTTTCAGGGCATTTTTTATCTCCTTAAGGGAATTAAGTTAGCTTCCCAAAACTCCAAGAAAGGTATTTATTTCCCTAAATCCAGCAATGGGAGAAAGAGCATTAGCACTTAAGGACAGACAAATGTCTCATTAAATTATATACACAACTGTTTAAAAATCGtttattatgtaaaatgttaacttttataaaaagtttaataTACATAGCATTGTTACAGAAAGTCACCTTCCTGCAAAAAAGGTACAAAAGCTATATACTCTATTATAGAGTTCATAAATCAGGGCAACAGAGCCTTTCTCCAAGGAAACCAGAAGACCAGCTCTACCGCCACCTTGGCAGAGTTTGGAGAGCAGCcactccccccccacacacacacctccacACTCTGAAAAGACAGTCCTTAAAActtgggggtgaggtgggggcagggtgatGTTGCCCAGCTGGAGGCCAGAACTAGTTCTGGCTCTTCAGGCCACCCAAGTTCACAGTCCACTCCCGGGCACCAGGTCCAGCCTCCAGGCAGGGGTTTGGGGAAGTCAAGTGGGCAGGGCGAGGTTGGGGCCCATCCATGCCCTCGGGCTTCCGGCCGGAGAGGGTCCTGGGGTCCCAGGCGGAACGGGCGCCAGCACCTGCGTTCTGGGCGGGGGAGGAAAGAAGACCAGGGAGCAGTCAGTTTCCGCCGAGCGCGCCGAGGCGGGGGCCGTCCGCAGACTGGCCGGCGCCAGGGAGGAAACTTGGTCTCTACCTCCAGCTGATAACTCCGCGCCCCACGCTGCCCCCACCCAGTTGGCGCCAAAGACCACAGGCGGAGCTTGCACTACCCCTCCCCCTTGGAATTGACACTCGTTGGGAGGGGGGTGAGGAAGACACAGCTCCCTTTACAACTCCAAACAGAAAGACTATTTTATTTAGTCGCACCCGCGCCTACTTTTCCGGATCTTTGGCCactgggagagggcaggggcgACGTGCGTTTAAGGCTTAAATGCACATTAGATGGAAACTGATTCTGCCATTCATTTGATGTAACTATGGGCAAGTCACTTGTCCCTTCTGGCTTTAATTTCCCTAAACCAAGGAAGCGGCAATCCTTTAAAAGGTCTGCCAGCTCTTGAATTTGGCGTTTAAACCTCCCTCTCCCCGGGAGGCGGAGACACTCACCTGGAGGTGCCAGGACGGCCGGGTCAGTGGCAGAAGCTCCTCTTGTCGTTGGCGATCACAAGTTCCGGAGCGAGCTCGGCTGTCTGAGAACgcagaaaaagaagggagaattACGCAAGGCAATCGGGAGCTCTGGGGTCCCGCAGCATCCCGATCCACGCGTTCAGCCCCGCCCCGGCTCCCAAGCGCACCTGGATGGGGAGATGCGGGCCGTCTGGGGGCCCAGGGGCCGGCTCGGCCAGGACCACCTGCAGGTCGAGGATGTAGTCAATGACGCGCTGCAGGATTTCCACCTGGCTAAGCTGAGTGCCTCTCGGGACTCCGGGTACCAGTTCCCGCAGGCGCGAGTAGCAGTGGTTCATGTCGTCCAGCAGGCTCAGCGGCTCCTCGGCCGCCGGGCCTTTGCCGCGGCCCCGCGCGATGGCCAGGCTGCGTTCCGACAGGCAGCACACCGCCTCATAGCAGCCGCGCACCGGGCTCAACGCCTTCATGCTGGGGAGTGATGCTGAAGGTGcccaaaggacaaaaaaaggCACAAAACCCCTAGAACAGCTTGCAATGCGCGCACGCTGGACTCCGCGCGCTCTTATAAATCCTACCTCGAAGGCACGCCCCTTTATGCAAAACGgcccgcccaggccccgcccccgaccctgGGCGTTCACAGCCCGCTTAAATTGCAAACAGCCGTCCTCCGGCTGGTCTGACGCCGGAGACCGCGGAGCCGCGGAGTCAAAGAATGAGGAAGCGCTGATACTGGGGAGAGGCGGGCCTCTTCGCCAGCaaggatttaaaaaatcactccAAACCATTAACTTTAAGAATTTGACTTTTCCTGGCAGCGCCCCAGATCTTTgagctcccctgccccctgccagtCAGCCCTTAGCCCAACACTGGTTCGAGCCCACTGCTCCTCCGAGGTCGTAAATCCCTGAACAGCaaagaagcctttttttttttttttttttaggcaaaaGATTTTTCAAGGGAAACTTGTAAGGAATTAGTGCCGCCTTGTTCCCCAATTTGCTGTTCGTCTGACCTCCAGACTCACTGGCGTCAGGAATTATCTTGtgaccagagggaaaaaaaattaattgcgGTGAAGCTGAGGTTacaatgaagaaaacagatttggGCTAGGCGCTGAGATtgcagaaggaggaggggaagggggttTGAGCAAAGAACACTTATTTAAGCaacaggggaaaagaaaaaaaggaagaagcaagCAGCCTGAGTCCATGCCTTTtgcatggggaaaaaaagagctcaGACCTTCCACCCCATGAACTCCATGAGGAATCAGATGTATGCCCAGTTGTGCTTTGGAAATGAGTTTGATTATAATTTTGGACAGGGTTTTAAATATAGGGGAACAGACAGAATGATTTCTATCTAAACTTTTTTAGGAGCTCCCCATTAGGTCAGCAAATCTTTTTTAACACCCATCCCCCTTCCACACACCTCTGGGCAGAAAACAATGCAATCTCATCGCTCTATTGTCTGTCCCTTTCTGCTTTGGAAGGGCAGGCCACCTGGACTTGATTATTCTtagccctgccccagctctgggaCACCAGGAAAGGGACCAGAGTGCAGGCAAGCTAAGCCCTGTATTGCAACAGGACCATTGCGCTCAGTATTTTTGCTTGTCTTCTTGTCACCTGCTAAGACTTTTGGGAATCTGCAGTTCCAAGATGATGCTATCCATCCTGGAAATGACCCAGTGGAATTCACCCCAATGGTTGCTTTCTTAATCAAtcagttagtaaatatttatggagtccTTCACATAAAACAGTGGCTCCTGCTTTCAAGAATCTCACAATTTGGGGAGACAAGATTAACACAGGAAACAATTAAGAGTTCAGTAGTGTGTGGCGCTGATTAACAGGACAATGGGAACGCAGAGCTAAGGAGAGTCTCAAAACAGTTGTATCAGAAAGAACACTGGCCTGGGAATCAGCAGCCATGGGTTCAATATGCTAACTTTGCCAATAATTTGTCATGTAATCTTGATCGAGCCCAGGTACCCTGGCTTTAGTTGCCTTGTGAGTAGAATGAGGAGAGGGTGgtgattattttaaatgctttccaaCTCTAGAAGTCTAAGGCTTTGTGAAATTTGGACAGGCAAGTGTGGGATGGCAAAGGGCCCTGAGAGGGGATATAAGACATGTCCAGTGTCACACCATAAGTAATAAGAGCCAGTCCTGAAGCCTTGTTCTTTTCCATCATACCTCAGGGCTTTGTGTCTCAAGAAAGAGGTTTCGAAAGATTTCTTCCTGGAATATTAATGTTTTCAAGAACAGCCTCCTTAGtataagaaagaggaaaataacctGTGAGCAGACAAGTCAGTCTGTGTATGCTATAGAAGTTAATTGCCAGCTCTTTGGTCCTGAGAAGGGAAAATGGTGGCTGTGAGGACTCCTGAATGACTGACTAGAACATCCTTTTCTATCTTACAGACTTCAGTGGCTTGTGCAAAATGGTCAAGCCCAGGAGGTTCTGGAAAAATCATGGCTTTCAGGGCCAGGCAGATTTATTTCAAATCTCCATTCTTCCTTTTTACTAATTGTGTGAACTTTGGGTCACTGCTCTGTGCCTTAAttttcctatctataaaatggaactaattggatctgcttccttccttcaataaataattattgaatgctTCTTCTCTGCAAGGCGCTGGTCGTGCTCTCTCCATCTAATCTCTTAGTTTTCTTTGGTGCCTGGGGGGGAGGGGCGCCCAGCATGGGGCCAGGTGTGTGGTAGGTGCCGGGTTCACCCAGATTCTCCTAACTCCTTATCCCTTCTCTGTTACTACCATGATGCCCCAGGCTGTCATAACGGTTTGTTTGCAAATCAccttcacatttattatttcccaGGATGCTTCCAGTCTGAAATGCCTACGGGCTGTGTGACATGAGACAAAAGGATGCAGTGGGATTAACAAGCAGAATTCTGTCCTGTCCACACCAATAAATTGCAGTGTGCCCTTGGACGAGTTTCCTTCTTCCTGGGCCTcatttgctgttaaaaaaaaaaaaaaagaaaaggaggggagAGCTGGAGGGGCACCAAATAACCTTTAAGGATCCTCTCCAATCTAAGATTCTAATTCTGAAAGAAGCAGGTTACGGTTGGGAACACTGAATAGAGTTTAAACCCAAGAGACTTCTTTTTCCCAACAGCGGACTGGACGGGCTAGCTCAGGCCTTCTGCAACTTGTTTAGAGGTGGCGGGGGCCTCAGCCTCTTATTCCAAATGCCTCTGAACTTTCTGTTCCCAGTTCTGCTCCTTTTACCAGCTTTTTCCCCCctcttgcattttttatttttatgaaaggaTGTCATTAAGGCTTTTGTCTGCGCTGTTTTTGTTTCAGAACTTTTCTCACAATCCTATTTTTTGTTGAGGAATCCGCTCCTTTGCCCAGCTGTGGGTCCCGGTCCCACAGCTGTGTTGATCTAAGACTCAGCCCCAGACAGCCTGGCGCCAGGGTGGGACGTCATGCGTTCACACAGGGATGCGTGTCCCAGGCAACCTTTCCTCGGGCAGTCACCGGCCGGCGACTGCCTCCCCCGCCAATGAGCGCCCGACACCCGAGAAAGGGGCGGGGTCTGCGCCGCCCCGACCCGCGAGCGGCTTGTGAATTGCAGATGCTGAGAACTTGATAATGTTCCTTGAATTGGGGCCCTTTAAagtctttttcccccctttctcttttagttctttctttttttccctttgtttattccctttcttttcaccttcttcttttatctatatatgtatataatttttcttcttcctttttttttccctttaactaTCTCCTCCCAGTGTCAGGAATCATTTTGTAAGCATTTCCAGGAACTGAATCTTCCTctgccaaaattaaaaaaaaaaaaaaaagacaaagaaaagaaagaagagaaacaaattcaACGTTGTGCTGAGTTTTTGAAAAGTTGGCAGAACTATTAAGTTATActgttttgtctttaaatttttttaaagtggtgaTAGTGGGGTCTCTGAGTTGTTGATTTCTAAGCCAAAGTAATGATGATGAGGATTGCAGATGTCTTTTTGCAACTGAGCGTCTATCtatctttttcccatttatgCTGTAGAAGTGGGGATCATGGGGACCTCGGAAACTTGCTGAAGCTTACTTGGGATGTCACTGGCTGGCGTGTGGCCAGGACCCAGACCTCCCCTTGATTTGACTCCCTGTCCACTCTGCCCATTAACTCTCATTAGCATGAGAGCAGTCTGCTATGGTCTTAGAACATTCCCGGATGCTGCATTTCCTAATGTGTACCTGTTTGCTCACAAGGTGCCTGCAAAAGTGTGCTGAGGACTTTGCAGCCATACACATAGAACATGTCCCTTCACCTTCTCCCCTCAGTGAATCTGGACCCCAAAGTACTGCATGAGACTCAGGTGACACAAGGAAAGCAGAGGGAATTCAGAATCAAGACCAGGCTCAAATCATTGCCCTGACTACCTACCCTCACTCTGCCTCAGTTGTGTGCTCCATTAAATTGGGAGGAAATTAATATCCATCTACCTCACAGCTGGGAGGATCAAAGGGGATAAGGGAGGGAAAGTGCTGTGGGAACcaattagttatttttatgtgCTGTGATGTGATGCGGCACCTGTAGAGTAGGCTAGGAGGTGCCAGGTGAGTTTAACTGTTCTCGCTGAAGCTATTCTCAGGAATGTGGGCAACACTGAGAAGAGGGATGTGGGGAGCATCTGGATCCAAGGCACAAGTCCTTACACGGGTGGGAATATCAGGGCCTCCAAGATGGGCTACTCCACAGCTCagaatcaccatcatcatcatctcggTCCATTGAGTTGTGTTTGCCAAATCCTGTTTGCCTTCTCACACATTTTCTCATtggcccattttatagacaagaagacagaggctcagagaagttaatgtgcttggccaaggtcacatagctagtaagtggcaggcaGATCCAAGTTTTGTACCCAGGTCTGCCTGTCTCCAAAGCTTGTGTCCTTTTGCACCTATGCTTTCCCTCCTGCCCTTCTAAAGGACCTCCTGGGAAGGTAGGTAGCTTGGACGTGTGAGGGCTTTAGTCTACCAGACAGGGAAAAGCAAGGGGGGATCCATTAGGTAGGAAGACAGACACTGAAGTGTTGGTTATTAAGGGAAAACACTGTTTTCTATGCAGAGAAACTCAGAAAGCGTTAGAAATTTGTTGGAAATTTAAAGCCCCACCACCGCTACAGATACCTTCCTGTCCATGCTTAGgagatttttattcttaaagtaCAGAATGACTACTCCTGTTTTTAGGAGTCAGCTTTGGAAGTGagttccttctttccctctgccAACCCAAAGTCCACCTAGCTTCATCCAGCCACACTACCCTGAAGTGAACTAACCCCTTACTTCAGCAGATAGCGGTGACCATGGGATGTCCAAGGGCTGGCTTGGCATCTGGGGTGGCAGGGGGAGAAGTAGGAAGGGAGTTTATTTTCTGAGGACCTCTAATATCATGTGCTCAGGGCTTTATAAATTCTATCTTGCAGAATCTGCTCTAGAGTTTTCTGGGGTAGGTATCATTGTGATCATTTTCTAGACAAAGATACTGAAGTTCAAAGAGATTTGGccacagctggggaggggggaaCCCAAcaatcaggatttgaacccaggcctgtggCTCAACCATTGATACACACAAAGACAGAGACATTCAAGCTGCTCACAGTGTCCACACACAAAAGGACCATTTCCTTTAGCCTACCATTTCTAGGCTAATGAGGACAGACAGGGATAGCCTTTGCCTCATTTCTCTGTTAAGGGGAAAGTTTGGAACGTCTAGACTTAGGAGAGCAGCAGTTGGTTATGTGGGAATCTAACTCG is a genomic window of Eulemur rufifrons isolate Redbay chromosome 8, OSU_ERuf_1, whole genome shotgun sequence containing:
- the ID3 gene encoding DNA-binding protein inhibitor ID-3, with amino-acid sequence MKALSPVRGCYEAVCCLSERSLAIARGRGKGPAAEEPLSLLDDMNHCYSRLRELVPGVPRGTQLSQVEILQRVIDYILDLQVVLAEPAPGPPDGPHLPIQTAELAPELVIANDKRSFCH